The Candidatus Omnitrophota bacterium nucleotide sequence GCCCGTTATCGTTTGTTATAAAAAGATCGGCGCATTGGAATAAAGCCGCCAGGCCTTTAAGGTCAAAAAATCCGCACAGGTTATAAACGCCCTGTCCGGAATCTGCCGCTATCCGGTCGCATAAAGCTCTTTCTCCGGCATGGCCTATCAAGACTATGTCCGCGGCCTTGGCATAAGCCAAAGCCTTAATTATAACAACAAATTTTTCCGCGGGATATATCTTATACGGATTACTGCTTCCCGGATGAATTACGATTACCTTTCTGTCCCCGGACAAACCCTGCTCTTTTAAGATGGCGCGCACGCGGGTTAATCTCTGCGGCAGGAAAGACATGGAAGGCAAGATACCGTCTCTATAAACATCAACAGCCCTTAATAGCCGCAGATTATACTCTGCCTCATGATACTCCGCTTCGTCGCGTTTATCTGTAACTTTCGCGTTTAAAAGAAATCCCCATTTTCTGTCAAAACCCACCCTGTATTTTATGCCTGCCAAAAAAACTGCCAGATGCAGCAGCTTATGAGGATTTAGCACAACAGCCATGTCAAAAGAACCGGCCTTCAGCGTCCACGCCAATCTAAGGGCTTTAAAAAAACTCTGGTTACAGCCTATGGTGCTAAAAATAATAACGCGTTCAATATCCGGCCTGCCTGTAATAATATCCTTTGAATAATCGGATGTGACAAAACTGATTTTCACGCCCGGAAAACTCCACATCAGAGCGTCTATAACAGGCGTGCAAAGCAAAACCTCACCTATCCTGTCTGTTCTGATTATCACCGCTTTCTTTATATCTCTGATAATGCCGCTTTTATTCATCTGTCCGGTTTACCGTTTTTGGCCAAATATAAAACCTGTCAAAAGGCCTTAATGTTCTTATGCCTTGCTTCAAGCACATCAGCGACAGCTTCTACCGCATCATCAACTGAAATCAGATCCATACATATATTCTGGGCGCAATCAGGCATATAGCATCCTTTGCAGGATATGTCCCTTCGTATCCTGACAACCTTTTCTTCTATGCCCGGCCATTTATCATCCGGCCAGGCGCAGCTGCAAAGTATAACAGACGCTACCCCCTGAAGCGCGGCCAGATTGGCCGGTAAGGCGTCTATGCCCACAAATAAAGAGGCCTTTTTTATCAGCGCGGCCATAACCTGAAAAGAACATTTGCCGCAGGCATTTATTATATCAACTCCGCTTAAGGCCGCCATCTCATTGATTTTACGCTTATCGCTTTCATCTCCAAGCAATACTATCCTGGCATTATACTGCTCGCGAATAACCCGCGCGAGAGCGGCAAATTTTCTGTCAAGCCAGTTTTTAGACGGGCAATCGGCAACCGTGTGCATTACCGCTACAAAATCTCCGTTTTGTATCCCGGCATCGTCAAGAATACTCCGTGCTATGCCCTCATTTGCGGCTGATATATATAATTTCGGCTTATTTTCAGTAATTCCGGCACCCAGTTCTTTCAATAGGTTTGAACCTTGCTCTATATTGTGCAGGTAAGGCATATACTGGGCTTTCTTATGAAGCAGGAACCCTCCTCCCATGGCCCCATATCCTATCCTGAATTTGATACCGGCCAAAGCCATAAGAAATATATGCCTGATATCTCCCTTAAGATCAACGCCAATGTCATATCTATGGCCTTTAAGCTCATTTGCCAATTTTAGAAATCCCGTAAGGCTGAACTTATTAGTATTTCTTTGGCAAAGCCATGGAGCGTCATAACATATAATTTCATCAATGTGGGGGTTATCAATAACGGCATCGCGGGCAAAACTATTAGTCAGCATGGTGATCTTAGCGCCCTTGTAATGCGCCTTTAAATTCAATGCCGCCACGGTTGAAAATATTACGTCAGATATATCGTCTAACCTTATAATAAGTATATTGCCTACGTTTCCGGGCCTGGTTTTCTTAAAAAGTAAAAAAGGCAAAAAAATAAACCCTCCTATCAGGTCAAACAGAAACATAAAAAAAATACCCGCCCTGTTTTTAAATATATAATCCATTCGCGATAACTCCATCCTTATACGATACCGTCAGAAAACGGCCTGCCTAAATCCTGAATCTTAACAATGTCCACAGGGCCATAAAACCGTCTTTCCACGTGATTTTTTTCCCTTCATGATACGGCCTGCCTTTGTATGATATAGGCTCTTCAATGATCTTACAGCCTTTCCTTAAAAGCCTTGCCGTTATTTCAGGCTCAATATCAAAACGGTCCGACCTAAGCCTAAGAGCCTTGAATATATCCGTCCTTATCAGCTTATAGCAGGTCTCCATATCAGTAAGCTTTGAACCGTATAAAATATTAGTGGCCATAGTCAACGCTCGATTAACAATAAAATGCGGCAGTGACGTGCATCGCCAAGTTTTTAAAAAGCGGGACCCGTATACTATGTCAGCGCCGCCGGCCAATGCCGCGCGCAGCAGCAACTTATAATCCTTTGGGTCATATTCAAGATCTCCGTCCTGTATAATAGAATAATCCCCTTTGGCATATTCCAAGGCTGTTTTTACGGCAGCGCCCTTGCCCTGATTTTTTTTATGATAGATAATCTTAACGCGGTCCAGACTGCCGTAATACTCATCAAGTATGCGCCTTGTCCCGTCTGTTGAGCAATCATCAACAAGAATGATCTCCTTGTCAATGTCCACTCGCCGGACATCTTCAATGATCTTACGAATAGTCTTAGACTCGTTATAAACCGGTACCAAAACCGATAGTGTTGGCATATTATGCCTTATTGTTTAACCCTTAGCGCGTATTCATAACGCATTGGGCTGTCATTCCAATATATATCAAGATCGGCAGGCAAAGGGCGCTTAAGCTTTTTTGAGCCTGCGTCAGCGCCAAGAAGCGCGTAAGCGGTCTGCCTGTCGTCTTTTCCTTTACCGATAAAATGTATATCCAGGTCAAGATAATGCCCGGGAGGGCTGGCGGATATTATCTCCTGCCGCCATTGGAGCATTTTCTTATACGATATGCCATACGCGTAATAATGCCCTCCCGCCCTTTGGAGAAATACCAAAGTAAATACTAATAATATAAGGGTTGAAGATATGCCTGCCGCGGCCAAAACCCTGCCCCAGGACTTGTGCCATAGTCTGGAAACGGCAAAACCCGCGATCACGGCATGGGCCGGAAAAAGAATTATAAAATAATGCGCCGGAGTGCGCACCCTGCAGAACATAAACCCTGCTGTCAGGACAATAACAAGAAAACCCGATATCTGCACAGGTATGGGCATAGCCCCGCCGCTATCAGGGCTTTGAGCGAACAACCTGCGGCCTTTAAAAAGCCATGAAAGATAATTATAAAATCCGAATATAAAAAACCCGGGCAGGGCCAGGGCAAACGCATACAGCGGCCAGCCGGCATGGCAGGCCGCTTCTTTCAATACTGCGTTAAAGTCATATCTAAAATAAGACCTGAAAAACTCAAAAGAAGACATGCGCAGGTGCATGACAATAGCCTTCCATGGAAAATCACGGTCCGGCGATACGGCATACGAAATAAACCTCTTAAGCTCGCCTTCAAAAAACAGATGAAAAAAATAGGGCACGAACAAAAATAATCCCGCGCAGGCGGCTGCCATTAGCACCCTCTTGTCTATCGCTTTGCGATATACATAAAAAACTATTGCCAAAGCCGGCAATATAAAGAAACCCGACATATGCAATCCGCACGCTAAAATAACGCACATACAGCAGAAGAAAAAATCGCGGCTCAGGCGGTATTTGATAAACCTGCAAAGGCATAGATTAAATAATATCATAGGTAATGGCAAAAGGCATTGCGCCCATATATTGTTTGAGTAAATTATATAAGCCGGAAGAAGGGCCAATAAAACCCCGGCGGCCAAAGCATGCACAGGCTCCAAATAATGATAAAAATACCGCATCGCTATGGCCATTGCCGCAAGATTCACCAATAAGAAACATAATGTGAGCAAAAAAGGATCTTCAGTAAACCAGGTCAATATCCCCATTACCTGAATAAAAAGCTGGGGATTATTTATTCCAACCCCTGAAGGCATTCCATGGGTTATTAAAAAGCAAGCCTGCCTTGCCGCATGCCCCAGGCTTATGGCGTCAAGCTGGTCGTTCTTAAACTCAAAAAATGATAATTGATAAAACCTTATTGCCAGCCCCGCGGCAAAAAAAAGGCACAATAAAATAATATGTCTGTTGGGCCTTAACTTCATATCGTAAACGACCTTTCAGTTTCCCCGGCCGGCAAAAAAGCCGAAAGGCATAGCAGGCTCAAAAGCGGAATCAGGGGAACATAATACCTGGCAATACCCAAAATCAAAAGATGCGGCAATATATACGCTAAAGAAAACACGAGTATAAGCATAATAACAGGGCCCCTCTTATACCCCTTGAAAGCGCCTATTACGGAAAAGGCTATAAGCGGCAGGGACAATATAAAATTCATGCATGAGGCGGCATGCGTCCGGCCCTGAAACCAAAATCCTAAAAAATTAAATAATACGCTTCTTAATAAAAACGGCGCCGATGAGGCGTATTCAGCCATTGCCTTTTTGAATACAAAACTGTCAAACATTACCTCGTCGCGGGCAGATAAAAAATATTGAAAAAAACCATCCCTGAATTTCAGGCCCAATCCTTGGGCCATTATAGCCTGGCAGTCTGTCGCCTCGTCCATTAGCTGGCGGTATTCCCTGCCCGAGAATATGTTCTTGTTTATATACATTCCCTGATAGGCCGTCGTCCCTTTAATTGTCATAGCAGGCGCGAATTTACCAGTGACATAATAATTTCTTATCACCCAGGGCGAATACACAATACATGCTGCGGCGACAAAAAAAACTGAAGCGAGCGCCGCCCGTTTTAAGGCATCCTTGCCGCGCTTATATATAAAAAAAACCGGTATAATAAAAAACGGAAACAACAATAAAGTGCTCTTAACAAGCAGGCTTGCGCCGAGCGCGCAGCCTGCCGCGGCATAATACCAATAACCGCGGCCCGTCAAAGCCTTATACGTTAAAAAAACCAATAAAGCTGAAAAAAAAGCCAGCAAACACTCTACCCCCGCCCTTGATTCTGAAAATACTATGGCCGGGTGTAATAAAAAAATAACGGGCGCCGATACAGTCAAGGCGATGTTCTTAAACATGCGCCGTGCCAGATAAAAAATAATGCACGCCGTTAGAGCTGACAAGAATATATTAAATACCTGGGCGGCGGCAAGGCTTGGGCCGAAAAACCGGAACAGGCCTGCCAGTATCATCACATAGCCGGGGCCCCTGACAAGCGTTAAAGCCGTATCAGGATAAAAACGATACCCGCAGCCGTTGATCAGATTAATCGCTATCCTGTGATAATCATCTGAAAAATCGGCAATATTATATAGGCCCGGAAACAGGCTGTTTATTTTAGGCAGTGCCGCCAGCACTATCACCAGCTTTATCAATAATAATACCGTCAGCAATATTAATATGCCCGCGTTAGCGTTTAAACGGTTGGCTTTATAATCAGCGGTTGCCATATTGGCCTGTTTTAATATTATAAGCGGACACTAAAATACCCGTAATCAGCCAGAATGCCGCGTTGAGCTGGACTGAATAAAAGTTTGTATCAAGCCCGCTCTGCGACAGAAAAGCAAGCAGGCCGGACAATAGGCCGGCCATAAGGAAATCCGTCTCATCCCTATCCCTGCCAAGCGCCGATAAGGCCCTGCGAAATAAAGTAAATACTACCCACAGAAAAGTCAATAATCCAAATATCCCCATCTCCGCGGCCATTTGCAGATAACAATTGTGAGCGTACATATGGCCTGTCCACACAGTCTTGTTTTTATATGTCTCAAAGCACCTCATGAAAGTATTCAGGCCGTGGCCAAATACCGGGCCGGCCTTTATCATGTCAACCACATCCAGATATGTCTTTGTCCTGTTTTGGAACATCTCGCGTATTGAATCAGGCGCTAATCTTAGCAAATCCAGATTTCTGCCCGGAACAAAAGAATATACTATGGCCAAGCCGGCACAGGCCAAGAGCAGGATAAAAAGCGCCTTTTTATCCACAAGAAATAACAGGAATATCACGCCAACGACAGCGCCTAAATACGCCGCCCTTGATTTGGTTAGTATGACAGATAGCGCGATAAACCCAAACAGGCATAATAGCCCGAGAAAGCGCGCATCCTTCATTGTGTATTTGCCGGCGCGCGATATGGTTTTTGCCCCTCCAGCCAGGACACCCGCGGTAAGAAACAGCGCCAGGAGCAGATATCCAGCCAGGTCATTGGGATGATTAAATGTTGACGTTATTCCGTCTCTTATCATCTGCCTGGCATATATAAAATCATAACCGCCGGTTACATAATACTGCATGATGCCATTAAGGCATATAAAGCCCGCCGCGCATAAAGCGGCTTTAACGGCCATTTGGAGATGGGCCTTTTTGTTTATAACCTCAATCACAATAAAAAACAGGACAATGCCTTCAAGAAATTTGGAAAAAAACGCGCGCAGGCTTATCCCGAAATGCACGCTTGCCGCGACTGATAATAATCCTGCCGCGATATAAAAAATCAACGGGACATTGAGAATACTGGCGGGTATGCAAAGATTTCTGCCAAAGGCCCTTTTTATAAGCAATAATATCAGGCTTACGAAAAAACATATTTCAACCCACGCCTTACCGATGGGGAACATGAATATCATCACATAAAGAGTAAAACGGATGAGGCTGTTGATTTTTTCCATGAAAACTATATTTCGTGGTTCCATCTAAATTTTAAACCCCTTTACCGCGCAGGATCGTAAGGAATGTCCACCATATTATATTCATATCAAGCCCGAAAGACCAGTGGTTCATATACCAAATATCAAATCTCACCCACCTGGCAAAGCTAAACTGGTCCCTGGCCTTTATCTGCGAAAGCCCTGTGATGCCCGGCCTTATGGAAAGCCTGCGCATATTCTCAACCGTATATTTTTCTACCTCTTCGGGCAAAGGAGGCCTGGGGCCTACAAGCGCCATATCCCCTTTTATAACATTAAAAAGCTGGGGAAGTTCATCAAGGCTAAACCTGCGTAAAAACTTGCCGATACGTGTTACCCTTGGGTCTTGCGACATCTTAAATATTACACCGTCTTTGACTTCATTCTTTGGCAAAAGGCCTGTTTTCATGCCGGCAGCGTTGAGGATCATGGAACGGAATTTATACAGATTAAACGGGGTATTTTTAAGCCCTATCCTTCTGTCTATATAAAAAACAGGGCCTTTGGAATTTATCTTGATAAAAACCGCTATTATAAAAAATACGGGTATAAGCGCTAAAGAAAGAAACAGCGCCGCGGTAAAGTCAAACAGCCGCTTGAAGGCAAATTCGGCCGGGTGATGCCTCCTTTGCCTGTAGGTAATAAGCGGTATAAGCCCGAGATAGCCAATACCCAGGACCGGCAGGGGCTCTTCAAAGTTTTCCGGCACTATCCTTATGCCCATGCTTATGTCCTTGGCCTGCCTTATAAGGTTAGACACCACTTTTCTTTCGGAAGGTATAGTGACAATGGCATCTTCAACAAAATACTTTTTGGCAACAGCTTCAAATGCCGATATAGGGCCCAGAACACCCATACCTTCTATGGGGCCGGGCTTATTATCATCCAGGAAACCTACTACATTGAAACCAAGATAGGGGCTTTTTTTTATCTCATTAAGGATGGCCGAGCCTATCCTTCCGGCGCCGACAATCAGGACATTGACATTATGGAAACCCTTAATTATCAAATGCCTAAGAATAAGTTTTTTGACAAGCCTCCAGCCGCCCAGCGCGATGGAAAAAAGCGCCGAGCTTACAAAAAAGACCGTGCGCGTGAAAAAATTATATTTGGCAAAAAATATAATACACCCCATCAGTACGCTGGAGAACAAGACATTAACAAATACCCTATACATCTCCTTCGGGATGGACAGCGACCTGTCGGTAACATAAAGATTATTCTTTTTAAAAAGAAATACAACCAGTATACTCCATAGGATAAAAACAAAGGTATGCTCCTGCAGAAAAGGCAGATTAAGGCCGTAAGAGATATCGTGGCCAAAATTACACCTAATAACATAAACCGTGTAATACACAAAAGACATCGCCACAAGGTCTAAAAAAATATAAAACGGGTATATTTTTTTATTTATCTTAAGCATGCCCGCGCCTCCTGTTGGTAAAACCGGACATTTCCTTGAGCGCTATTTTTAAAAAACCGATACCGTCCTGATAATATCTCTTAAACATCGCCGCCGGTTCCTGCAGGCACCTATAAAACCACTCAAGCCCCGCAGTCTGCATCAGTAAAGGGGCGCGCGTCGTCTTTCCGGATAAGATATTGAAAGCTCCGCCCACGCCTGCCGCGTAGCGCAGTCCGGGCACTTTTTTATATATCTCATATCCCAAAAGCTCCTTTTGGGGCGAGGGAAGAGCAATAAATAATACCTCGGCGCCGCTTTTTCTTATATCCTCTATTATCAAAGATTTATCTTTAAAAAAACCATTATGGCTTCCGGCTATAAAGGAAGCGGGAAATCTTTGTGTCAAAACAGAAACAGCGCCTTTAAGAGCCGCTTCTTGAGCGCCGAGAAGGTATATGCCAAGCTTTTTATCCCGCGAAGCGGAGAAAAAACTATCTATGACATGCAGGCCGCCGAAACATCTGCCTGTCCGTATGCCGCAAATCCTGGCAAGCCATTCTACCCACTTGCCGTCAATGGAAAACACGCACTCATCATCCGAAAGGATAGTTGAAAAATCTTTATTGCCATATAGCAGATTAATCTTTCTGATATTAAGGAATATATTAAAAACCCTTTTCTTCCCGCTAATGACCATATCCCTTATTTCGCCAAGGCCATAACAATCAACAGGGATATGAAAAATATATTTTCGCATAAATAGGCCTGCCGGAATTTTAAATAATGGTTTCCATTATTATAAAATACGATTATAAACAATTAGTGTTAGTGTAGTATATCATAATAAAATAAATTATAGCAATAACAAAACCATCCAGCCTGACATATATCAAACGCCATGCGGTAAGCGGCCGGTATTATCAGGTATCAATCTTTCAGCTTAAAAAGATTGAATGCTCTCCACCAGAAATAATCACCGTTATAACGGACTTTATATTTTTGGACAAAATCATTGAAGCCGCTTATGCCCGGCAGCCAGTCTTTTTCGGGCGTTTGAAAACCTATCTTATCTCTGCGCCATATTATTTGCTCCGGCACATGGGCTTTCAAAGACATCCTTAGTATATATTTAGTCCATCCATTGTGTATTTTATAAGCCGGCGGCATATTAAGGGCATATTCAACAAGCCTGTAATCGGTAAACGGGGCTCTTGATTCAATTCCAAAACGCATGGAATTTCTATCCTCATACCTTAAAAGCTGCTGCAGATTAAACCTCGTCGTGTCATTGTATAATGACTCGCCTAAGCAAAGGCTGTATTTTTCCCTTATAACATTTAAAGCGAAATTCAGGTCAAAACGGGACCCTAACATAGACTCTATTGTCCTTATCTTACCGCGCCAGGCCGCGCGCAAGAAAACGCCGGGGGCGGCTGATAATATCATTTTTAACAAATTCTTTCTGTAAGAACCGTATCCGGCGAATAGCTCATCGGCTCCCTGGCCGTCTAAGACAACCTTGACATCGCGGGCGGCCCGCCTCATGATAGAGAATTGAGCATAAGACGACGTGGAAAAAGACAATTCATCGTGGGTTGATAAAAAAAGCTCCAGATCCCGCGATAAACCGTCTTTGCAAGGATACACATATTCGCCGCAAGCATTGGCATGCCTTATCATCGTATCAGCCCACTTCGTTTCATCTATATCACCGCCGTCCTTGTAAGCGGCTGTAAACGTCATCTGCCTGCCTTTTAAAATATCAGACTCCCTGCAATGGGCTTTTATAAGCGCGCTGATAATACCCGTTATTGCCGAGCTGTCTATGCCGCCCGAAAGACAGGTGCCTACAGGCACATCCGAACGAAGCCTTAATCTTACGCTGTCACGCAATATCTCACCTGTGTTTCGGGCATATTCGGATACCTTTGAGGCCTCAAGAGGCTCTTTGCTTCTATTAAAGCCAGGGTCCCAATACCTGTGGATCTGCGGCTTTAGAGACGTCATATCCAATAACATGCTGTTGGCAGGCTCCAGCTGATAAATGCCTTTATACATGGTCTGTTTTGAAAAATCGGAAACACCGAAAAGCATGAATACGCCCGTAACAGAGTTGTCCCATTGCCTGGATACCGATGGTATTTTAAATAAAGTTTTTATTTCAGAGGCGAAAAAAAATCCCTGTCCGTTACGGCAATAATACAAAGGCTTGACACCAAGCCTGTCCCTTGAAAGAAAAATCCTGTTATTGGATTTATCAAAAATACAAAACGCCCAGTCGCCGTTAAAGTGTTCAACGCATTCCCGGCCCCACCTTTTATAAGAGGCTAATATTACCTCTGTGTCACTGCGCGTCTTAAATTCAAATCCGTCGCCGGTCAATTCCTGCCGCAGTTCTACGTGATTATATATCTCTCCGTTATATACGATATGAAGGTTGTCATTGTCATAACTCATCGGCTGGGCAGAGCGGGCGGATAGGTCAATTATTGCAAGCCTTAAATGAACAAGGTCAAGGACATTGCCGCATGCGGCATTAAATCTTCTGCGGCCGCAGCCATCAGGGCCTCTGTGCCGCAAAGAGGCTTGCGCGTTATCCATATCAACACTGTGAAGGCCTTTTTCTGTAATAGCCCCGAATATACCGCACATAATATCACCTCATAGCAGGGGAAGGGACAATACCGGCAAAATATTCATATGCCTTTTGCAGTTTATCAAAATTTTTATTCCAGTCAGCTTCATTCCGCGCTATATCAAGATTAACCGCGCTCATTTTTTTTCTTAAAGCCTCGTCCCCAAACAGCCTTACCACATTACAAGCGAATGCGTGTTCATCTTTTATAGGCGAAATAAGCCCGTTTATTCCGTCCTTGACCCATTCCATGTTTGCCGGCACATCCGTGACAATTACCGGCATGCCGCAGGAAAAAGCCTCAAACAAAGACTGCGAGGTCCCGTCACTTAATGATGTTGAGATATAGATATCGGCATCATTTAAATAGCTTGGCATTTCATGATTGGGAATAGGGCCTGTAAAAAATATAAAACCCTCAAGCCCCATATCGCGGACCAGGCTCTTTAACCTGCTCTCTTCGGGCCCGGAACCGGTTATTATCACTCTGGCAAGCGGTTCATGCTTAAGTATATCGGGAAAAGCCTTTATTATAAGATCTATATTATAAACATAATATAAATTTCTGGTTGATATCAAAACCTTTTTCCCTTCAAGGCCGAGCTTTTTCCTGAAACCAGAAGACCTGTTGTCCTTGTTAAAAACCTTAGGGTCAAGTCCGTAACGAAAAAAGATAAAATGACGGTCTTGGCGTCCGGCCAGCGACTTTACTTTGGTTTTTACCGCCTGGCAGTCGCAGATAACGGCATCGGCCTGCCTTAATGAATACCGGACCACCTGCCGGCATATCCAGAACATGTCTGGGTGCCGCAAAACATCACAGCCCCAGGGCATGATCAGATGCGGATGAAAGCCTGAAAGAGCGGCTAAAAAACCGTCTTTCCAGATAAACCCGCTATGAATAATATCCGGCTTTATTTGCCTGATAATATTTTTGAAATCCCGGGTTTTGGCAAAAAATAAAAATTTCTGAATACTGTGAAAATATCTGGGCCTGCGGTGTATTATATTAAGGCCCTTGTCCTTAAGAGACATTATATTCTGCGGCAGGTCACCGTCCAAATAGGTGACCAGATATGCCTGTGAAAACCTATTTGTCATTTCACGCAGTATCTTATAATCATGTATCGTCAAAACGCTTGATACAAAGCATACTCTCATCTATTAACGCTCCAATTTCTGTATTTCATTATCCCTTCGCGCAACCGCGTGTCCGCGCTCCACGATAATTGCTTGACGGCATCTTCAAGGCCTTCTATATTTCCAGTATAATCATCAGGCCTTTGTTTCGATCCGTCAATTTTTATGGTGGAATCGGATGATAATACGTCCTTAACTAAAAAAGCGAGATCTTTTATTGAAACAGCTTCACTGCTTGACAGCACAAAGGTCTTGTTCGCGGCGGCAGAGCATAAGGCCGCGGCACAGCCTCTTGCTATGTCTTCGGCATAGGTAAAATTCCTCTTTTGCCGGCCTGAACCGTGTATTATTATATCGTCATTATTTAAAGCCTTTTTGACAAATATGGAAACGACGTCTTCTCCCCTGCTTCCCGGCCCGTAAGCGGTGGCAAAGCGTAATATGGTGTAATCAAGGCCATAAAGAAGGTGATAATTTTTACACAGCATTTCAGAGGCAAGTTTAGTCGTGGTATATATGTGGCCCTGTCCGCCGCAGATATATATACTGCTGGCAAATAAAAAACGCCTGACACCGGAATTCCTGCACTCTTCCAGAAGATACGCCGTGCCCATTATATTGGATTCTATGGTTTCAATCGGATTATCCTTAACAAAGTCAATATTTGAGAAAGCGCCTATATGATAAACAATGTCCTGGCCCTTAACCGCTCCGGCTATATCATGCCTGGAGCGCAAATCGCCTTTTACAAATTCCGCCCTGTCTTGATACGGATTTTTAATGTCAAAAATCCGAACCTTATGTCCTGCCTGAATCAGCGCGCCGGCTATATGACTGCCTATAAAACCGCTACCCCCTGTTACGAGAACATTCATATACAGCCTCCTTTAAAGACGCTACTATATATTCCAGTTCGCGCAGCGTAAGCCCGGGATACAAAGGAAGGCATATGTGACGCGCGCATACATAATCCGTGACAGGAAAACTGTCACTTTTTTTATTATCCATTTTTTCAGGGTATTTGCCAAATACCGGCTGGCTGTGGCAGGGATGCGAATACACTTCTCCCGGAAGGCATATATCATATCTGTCTTTTAATAACTGCTTAAGCCTGCCGCGGTCTATTGCCTCGTCAATATAGACCATATATTTATAATAGGCCGAGATAACCTCATCCGGTATCTTGACAAGGCTTATGCCGTTTAATCCCGCCAGGTTTTGATCATAAAAACGTGCTATATTGCGCCTTTGTTTCAATATCCATTCAGATTTGGCCATCTGCCTTATGCCAAGCACCGCGTGTATTTCGCTGAAACGCCAATTATCTCCAAACTCCACGTGAACATTTTGTTTATGATCTGCCTTGCCGTGCTCTCTAAGGACAATGGCCTTACGGTATATCTGTTCATTATCCGTGGTAAGCATGCCGCCTTCGGCAGTGGTAAAAACCTTGGTAGGATAAAACGAAAAAGAACCCGCCAGGGCGAGAGAACCTGCCATCTTGTTTTTAAAAACAGCCCCATGCGCGTGCGCGGCATCTTCTATCAAAAAGATATTATTCTCTTGGCATATACGCTTTATCCTGTCAAAATGAGGCGAAATAATGCCTCCGATATGGACAACTATCACAGCCTTGACGCGCGGAGTTATCTTTCTTTCAATATCATCGGGGTCTATCTGAAAATTTTCTTTCTGACACTCGGCAAATA carries:
- a CDS encoding O-antigen ligase family protein — translated: MEPRNIVFMEKINSLIRFTLYVMIFMFPIGKAWVEICFFVSLILLLIKRAFGRNLCIPASILNVPLIFYIAAGLLSVAASVHFGISLRAFFSKFLEGIVLFFIVIEVINKKAHLQMAVKAALCAAGFICLNGIMQYYVTGGYDFIYARQMIRDGITSTFNHPNDLAGYLLLALFLTAGVLAGGAKTISRAGKYTMKDARFLGLLCLFGFIALSVILTKSRAAYLGAVVGVIFLLFLVDKKALFILLLACAGLAIVYSFVPGRNLDLLRLAPDSIREMFQNRTKTYLDVVDMIKAGPVFGHGLNTFMRCFETYKNKTVWTGHMYAHNCYLQMAAEMGIFGLLTFLWVVFTLFRRALSALGRDRDETDFLMAGLLSGLLAFLSQSGLDTNFYSVQLNAAFWLITGILVSAYNIKTGQYGNR
- a CDS encoding glycosyltransferase family 9 protein; translated protein: MNKSGIIRDIKKAVIIRTDRIGEVLLCTPVIDALMWSFPGVKISFVTSDYSKDIITGRPDIERVIIFSTIGCNQSFFKALRLAWTLKAGSFDMAVVLNPHKLLHLAVFLAGIKYRVGFDRKWGFLLNAKVTDKRDEAEYHEAEYNLRLLRAVDVYRDGILPSMSFLPQRLTRVRAILKEQGLSGDRKVIVIHPGSSNPYKIYPAEKFVVIIKALAYAKAADIVLIGHAGERALCDRIAADSGQGVYNLCGFFDLKGLAALFQCADLFITNDNGPMHIAACSGTRVLALFNRKANGSNPRRWSPCGKGHVVLYKTFSELEPEEVIEQARLMLKE
- a CDS encoding glycosyltransferase family 9 protein; amino-acid sequence: MDYIFKNRAGIFFMFLFDLIGGFIFLPFLLFKKTRPGNVGNILIIRLDDISDVIFSTVAALNLKAHYKGAKITMLTNSFARDAVIDNPHIDEIICYDAPWLCQRNTNKFSLTGFLKLANELKGHRYDIGVDLKGDIRHIFLMALAGIKFRIGYGAMGGGFLLHKKAQYMPYLHNIEQGSNLLKELGAGITENKPKLYISAANEGIARSILDDAGIQNGDFVAVMHTVADCPSKNWLDRKFAALARVIREQYNARIVLLGDESDKRKINEMAALSGVDIINACGKCSFQVMAALIKKASLFVGIDALPANLAALQGVASVILCSCAWPDDKWPGIEEKVVRIRRDISCKGCYMPDCAQNICMDLISVDDAVEAVADVLEARHKNIKAF
- a CDS encoding glycosyltransferase family 2 protein, which encodes MPTLSVLVPVYNESKTIRKIIEDVRRVDIDKEIILVDDCSTDGTRRILDEYYGSLDRVKIIYHKKNQGKGAAVKTALEYAKGDYSIIQDGDLEYDPKDYKLLLRAALAGGADIVYGSRFLKTWRCTSLPHFIVNRALTMATNILYGSKLTDMETCYKLIRTDIFKALRLRSDRFDIEPEITARLLRKGCKIIEEPISYKGRPYHEGKKITWKDGFMALWTLLRFRI
- a CDS encoding glycosyltransferase family 39 protein, giving the protein MATADYKANRLNANAGILILLTVLLLIKLVIVLAALPKINSLFPGLYNIADFSDDYHRIAINLINGCGYRFYPDTALTLVRGPGYVMILAGLFRFFGPSLAAAQVFNIFLSALTACIIFYLARRMFKNIALTVSAPVIFLLHPAIVFSESRAGVECLLAFFSALLVFLTYKALTGRGYWYYAAAGCALGASLLVKSTLLLFPFFIIPVFFIYKRGKDALKRAALASVFFVAAACIVYSPWVIRNYYVTGKFAPAMTIKGTTAYQGMYINKNIFSGREYRQLMDEATDCQAIMAQGLGLKFRDGFFQYFLSARDEVMFDSFVFKKAMAEYASSAPFLLRSVLFNFLGFWFQGRTHAASCMNFILSLPLIAFSVIGAFKGYKRGPVIMLILVFSLAYILPHLLILGIARYYVPLIPLLSLLCLSAFLPAGETERSFTI